A single region of the Silene latifolia isolate original U9 population chromosome 8, ASM4854445v1, whole genome shotgun sequence genome encodes:
- the LOC141594694 gene encoding uncharacterized protein LOC141594694, with translation MGSRKGKEVVDEGSSRGSMAFEWVVGGVEDQTVKTELILVGKIWALKAVNGRAAIDTMLRLWNPRGKVVGSVVDAREKLFMFKFEDLRDKAKVMEGQPWPFDKFVWCFNDPCDEGRISDTPLFQLPMWACIYDLPIKGRTNLANLSKLGAQLGRFVAKDEVDAPELERVVRIRILHDIRKALKPAVEIRMPSGRVDTFVVKYERLPLFCYGCGVLGHGVKDCDRGPYEEDDMPYGEGL, from the coding sequence atGGGGAGTAGGAAGGGGAAAGAAGTGGTGGACGAAGGAAGTAGTAGGGGGAGTATGGCTTTCGAATGGGTGGTTGGGGGTGTTGAGGATCAAACGGTGAAGACGGAACTTATCTTGGTGGGCAAGATTTGGGCATTGAAGGCGGTTAATGGGCGCGCTGCTATCGATACAATGCTCCGGTTGTGGAATCCAAGAGGTAAAGTTGTGGGTAGCGTGGTGGATGCACGGGAAAAGCTGTTTATGTTCAAGTTCGAGGATTTGCGCGATAAGGCTAAGGTTATGGAGGGCCAACCTTGGCCCTTTGACAAGTTTGTTTGGTGCTTTAATGATCCTTGTGATGAAGGGAGAATATCGGATACTCCATTGTTTCAATTACCTATGTGGGCGTGTATCTATGATCTTCCTATTAAGGGGCGTACGAATTTGGCGAATTTGAGCAAGCTTGGCGCGCAGTTGGGTAGGTTTGTTGCAAAAGACGAGGTTGATGCTCCGGAATTGGAAAGGGTGGTTCGAATTCGAATTCTGCACGATATTAGGAAGGCTCTGAAGCCCGCTGTTGAAATTCGAATGCCAAGTGGAAGAGTTGATACGTTTGTTGTGAAGTATGAGCGGTTGCCGCTGTTTTGTTATGGTTGTGGGGTGTTGGGTCATGGGGTCAAGGACTGTGATAGGGGTCCTTATGAGGAGGACGATATGCCATATGGGGAGGGATTGTGA
- the LOC141594125 gene encoding F-box/LRR-repeat protein At3g26922-like: MMSSRPQKRVRSSEGDVGRDRLSEMPDEVLVNILSFMETLDAVRTVLLRRFGNLWTLIHNLEFDTTYSREKKAWVRRFVRNVLMLHQKPSIDRFELCVEFDDEDERDEAANDIKIWFRFALDRQAKEITLSDISSHSTFCTTFVPKLTSQFLVTLDIKYCLIETEIQVKLGSLKKLSLTYVYLDDEIFQRFISGCPSLQELFIMDPFGMTDLSFSSPNIDKLSLEFNDEEHWEHSLALNIPNLKILHLEIYMIGVDIIGTRGVHIIDVSSVRDIYIIYHVSFVSDDEVFPFTTKLLEKFEGAQVFRLSLDFSKIFLRVIQNLQLLRNRWKRIVLELDDFCESYLLGIYHLMRSLKHFEELIIYTTEDFKASTDLQQVELSPPYVPPQLKTITLHGYGETWNSQLLIIESLLKSAAVLDKFVIAPMKHQLKEADKFEFVKQVSSLPKASSSARVIFA, translated from the exons ATGATGAGTTCAAGGCCACAAAAGCGTGTACGTTCTTCAGAAGGTGATGTTGGACGAGATAGGTTGAGTGAAATGCCAGATGAAGTACTTGTCAACATTCTTTCATTTATGGAAACTCTAGATGCTGTTAGAACTGTTTTACTTCGTCGATTTGGAAACCTTTGGACCTTGATTCATAATCTTGAGTTTGACACTACTTACAGTAGGGAGAAAAAGGCATGGGTCCGTCGTTTTGTCCGCAATGTGTTGATGCTTCACCAAAAACCCTCCATTGATAGATTTGAATTGTGTGTAGAGTTTGACGATGAAGACGAAAGAGATGAGGCTGCTAATGATATAAAAATATGGTTTAGGTTTGCATTGGATAGACAAGCCAAGGAGATTACATTATCTGATATATCAAGCCATTCAACTTTTTGCACAACGTTCGTGCCTAAACTCACAAGTCAATTTCTTGTTACACTCGATATCAAGTATTGCTTAATTGAGACAGAAATTCAAGTCAAGTTGGGATCCCTAAAGAAGTTATCACTTACCTACGTTTATCTGGATGATGAAATATTCCAAAGATTTATATCCGGATGTCCTTCCTTGCAAGAACTTTTTATTATGGATCCTTTTGGTATGACAGATCTAAGTTTTAGTTCTCCAAACATTGATAAATTATCTCTTGAATTTAATGATGAGGAGCATTGGGAGCATTCTCTGGCACTTAATATCCCTAATCTTAAAATTTTGCATTTGGAAATTTATATGATCGGAGTGGACATCATTGGTACTCGCGGAGTGCACATCATTGACGTTTCATCTGTTCGTGATATCTACATCATATATCATGTATCTTTTGTCTCTGACGATGAAGTATTTCCTTTCACTACAAAATTGTTGGAGAAGTTTGAAGGTGCTCAAGTTTTTCGACTGTCACTTGATTTTTCTAAG ATATTCCTCCGGGTAATACAAAATTTACAGCTTTTACGAAATAGATGGAAGCGTATAGTTCTGGAGTTGGATGACTTCTGTGAAAGCTACCTCTTAGGCATTTATCATTTGATGAGAAGTTTAAAACACTTTGAAGAACTCATTATATACACCACAGAG GATTTCAAAGCTAGTACTGATTTGCAACAAGTAGAACTTTCTCCTCCTTATGTGCCGCCGCAATTGAAGACCATCACCTTGCATGGCTATGGGGAAACTTGGAACAGTCAGCTTCTAATAATAGAATCTTTGCTTAAAAGTGCAGCTGTCTTGGACAAATTTGTAATCGCCCCCATGAAACATCAATTAAAGGAAGCCGATAAGTTTGAATTTGTTAAGCAAGTCTCGAGCCTCCCGAAGGCCTCTTCAAGTGCCAGGGTAATCTTTGCTTGA
- the LOC141596414 gene encoding F-box/FBD/LRR-repeat protein At3g26920-like — translation MTNLRPQECVCSSEGDVGRDRLSEMPDEVLVNILSFMETLDAVSTVLLRRFGNLWTLIHNLEFDTYYVREGKAWIRRFVRNVLMLHQKPSIDSFVLYVDFDNENEDEIDEAANEIKIWFRFALEKQAKEITLSNLSTLNKRFCTSFLPKLTSQFLVTLDLAYCKIDREVQVKLGSLKKLSLTYVYLDDEIFQSFISGCPSLQELVIGYPFGMTDLSFSSPNIDKLSLVFDVEFHGEHSLALNTPNLRSLYLNIYMNGVDIIDTRGVHIVDVSSVRDIYIVCNLPSMSADKAIPFTTKLLEKIEGVEVFRLSLYFSKIFLRVIQNLQLNRWKRIVLELDDFRESYLLGIYHLMRSLKHFEELIIYTTEDFKASTDLQQVELSPPYVPPQLKTITLHGYGKTWKSQLLLIESLLKSAAVLDKFVIIPMKHQLKEADELEFVKQVSSLPKASSSARVIFA, via the exons ATGACGAATTTAAGGCCACAAGAGTGTGTATGTTCTTCAGAAGGTGATGTTGGACGAGATAGGTTGAGTGAAATGCCAGATGAAGTACTTGTCAACATTCTTTCATTTATGGAAACTCTAGATGCTGTTAGTACTGTTTTACTTCGTCGATTTGGAAACCTTTGGACCTTGATTCATAATCTTGAGTTTGACACTTATTACGTTCGCGAAGGAAAGGCATGGATCCGTCGTTTTGTCCGCAATGTATTGATGCTTCACCAAAAACCCTCCATTGATAGTTTTGTTTTGTATGTCGATTTTGATAATGAAAATGAAGATGAAATAGATGAGGCtgctaatgaaataaaaatatggTTTAGGTTTGCATTGGAAAAACAAGCCAAGGAGATCACATTATCTAATCTATCAACCCTTAATAAACGTTTTTGCACATCGTTCTTGCCTAAACTCACAAGTCAATTTCTTGTTACACTTGATCTCGCTTATTGCAAAATTGACAGAGAAGTTCAAGTCAAGTTGGGATCCCTAAAGAAGTTATCACTTACCTACGTTTATCTGGATGATGAAATATTCCAAAGCTTTATATCTGGATGTCCTTCCTTGCAAGAACTTGTTATTGGGTATCCTTTTGGTATGACAGATCTAAGTTTTAGTTCTCCAAACATTGATAAATTATCTCTTGTTTTTGATGTTGAGTTTCATGGGGAGCATTCTCTGGCACTTAATACCCCCAATCTTAGAAGTTTGTATTTGAATATTTATATGAACGGAGTGGACATCATTGATACTCGCGGAGTGCACATCGTTGACGTTTCATCTGTTCGTGATATCTACATCGTATGCAATTTACCTTCTATGTCTGCCGATAAAGCAATTCCATTTACTACAAAGTTGTTGGAGAAGATTGAAGGTGTTGAAGTTTTTCGACTGTCACTTTATTTTTCTAAG ATATTCCTCCGGGTAATACAAAATTTGCAGCTAAATAGATGGAAGCGTATAGTTCTGGAATTGGATGACTTCCGTGAAAGCTACCTCTTAGGCATTTATCACTTGATGAGAAGTTTAAAACACTTTGAAGAACTCATTATATACACCACAGAG GATTTCAAAGCTAGTACTGATTTGCAACAAGTAGAACTTTCTCCTCCTTATGTGCCGCCACAACTGAAGACCATCACCCTGCATGGCTATGGGAAAACTTGGAAGAGTCAGCTTCTACTAATAGAATCTTTGCTTAAAAGTGCAGCTGTCTTGGACAAATTTGTAATCATTCCCATGAAACATCAATTAAAGGAAGCCGATGAGCTTGAATTTGTTAAGCAAGTCTCGAGCCTCCCGAAGGCCTCGTCAAGTGCCAGAGTAATCTTTGCTTGA
- the LOC141594693 gene encoding uncharacterized protein LOC141594693 gives MGDKLDSTVEFPKIDPSSPYYLGSQDGPGAKISHIMLRRDNYHDWQHSMTMSLKARRKFGFIDGSIKKPTSKFDLDNWEAVHCTLVQWLRNTIDPSILDNVSYVTDASVLWAELKEQFDVVDGTKIHGLKTQLNNCKQTKGMDVTTYYGKLKTLWDSIIMHEPPFACKCGKCECDIGSAALKRLDNERLHQFFMGLDYSLYGSVRSQQFQLDPLPSLSRAYSVVVQQERLKTESNPDVSEVAAFTVPNSSID, from the coding sequence ATGGGCGACAAGCTCGATTCCACTGTCGAATTTCCAAAAATCGACCCTTCGAGCCCGTATTATCTCGGATCCCAAGATGGTCCTGGCGCAAAAATATCTCATATCATGCTTCGTCGTGACAACTACCATGACTGGCAACACTCCATGACGATGTCTTTAAAAGCTCGACGCAAATTTGGATTTATAGATGGTTCGATCAAAAAGCCAACAAGCAAATTTGACCTCGACAATTGGGAGGCCGTTCACTGTACTCTCGTGCAATGGCTACGCAACACAATCGATCCCTCCATTCTCGACAATGTCTCCTATGTGACGGATGCATCAGTGTTATGGGCGGAATTGAAAGAGCAGTTCGATGTCGTTGACGGCACCAAAATTCACGGTTTGAAAACTCAACTCAATAACTGTAAACAAACCAAAGGTATGGATGTAACCACTTACTATGGCAAATTAAAAACCCTATGGGATTCTATTATTATGCACGAACCACCGTTTGCTTGTAAGTGTGGAAAATGTGAATGTGACATAGGCTCCGCTGCCCTTAAACGTCTTGATAATGAACGATTGCACCAATTTTTTATGGGTCTTGATTACTCCTTATATGGTAGTGTCAGGTCCCAACAGTTTCAGTTGGATCCTCTCCCTAGTCTAAGCCGAGCCTACAGTGTAGTCGTTCAACAGGAACGTTTGAAAACCGAGTCCAATCCGGATGTGTCTGAAGTTGCTGCCTTCACTGTCCCTAATTCCTCTATCGATTAG